The Nitrososphaerota archaeon DNA segment CAGAACAGGTTCTGTCTAATCTTCCTAAGGGTTCTTCTGCTCAGTTTTATCGCCTCAGCGACATCTCTTGGATCGTCTTTGATCAGCACTATGCCAGCTGCCTCCACCGCAACATCTGTGCCGCTCCCTATCGCTATACCCGAATCTGATTGAGCCAAGGCTGGCGCATCGTTTACACCATCGCCTACCATGGCTACGACCCTCAGCCAGAACCTCATCCACACCTAGCTCTCTAGCCACTGCCTCAGCTGTCGTTCTATGGTCTCCTGTGAGCATAAGCACCTTCAAGCCAAGAGCCTTCAACCCATTTACTGCATCCTTGGCACCCTCCTTTAAAGTGTCTGCAACTGCTATCAAGCCGATCAGCTTACCTGAAGCAGCTACGTGGATCACGGTCTTTCCTTCGTAAGATAGCTGCTCAGCAGCTTCTCTAAATCTTTCAACAGAGACCCCTCGCTCAGCTAAGAGCCTACGGTTACCTACAAGAATTTCAGTGCCGTCAAGACGGGCTTTTACACCCAAGCCTGGTAACGCTTCAAAACTACTCGGCTCAACCGCCTTCAAGCCTAACTCTTCCGCCTTCTTTACTACCGCCTCTGCTATCGGGTGTTCTGAGTTCTTCTCAGCAACAGCTGCTAAGCGTAGAACCTCTCTTGGATCATCTTCTGCTACTATATCTGTGACCGCTGGCACGCCTTTGGTCAGCGTTCCGGTTTTGTCGAAGACTACTGTGTCCACTCTTCCTGCCTTCTCAAGATGCTCTCCCCCCTTTATCAGTATACCCTTTTCAGCGCCCTTTCCAGTCCCGACTACGATGGCTGCTGGCGTTGCTAATCCGAGTGCGCATGGGCAAGCTATGATCAAGACGGCAACAAGCGATGTGAATGCTTTTATGAAGTTGGATGCGAGAATCAGCCAAGCAGCAAATGAAAGAATGGAGATTGAGATCACAGCGGGTACAAAGTAGCTTGCAACTCGATCTGCTAAACGCTCTATAGGTGCTTTCGCAGCAGCTGCTTCCTCAACTAACCTTATTATCTGCGAGAGGGTTGTGTCCACGCCTACTCGAGTAGCTCTGATCTTCAGCACGCCGCTTTTGTTGATCGTTGAGCCTATGACTTCATCACCCACTTCCTTCTCCACAGGTATGCTCTCTCCTGTCACCATCTTTTCATCGACGCTTGAGTAGCCTTCCTCAACTACTGGTATCCTTTCACCAGGCTTCACAAGTAGAAGATCGCCCACCTTAACCTCTTCAACAGGAACCTCAATCAAAGATCCACCCCTAATTAAGGTCGCCACCTTAGGCTGCAGATCCATCAGTTTGCGGATAGCATCTGAAGCCCTCCTCCTCATCTTACTCTCAAGAAGCCTACCGAGCAGAATAAACCCGATTATCAGAGCCGAGGTTTCAAAGTAGACGACTCTGGCTTCTGCAGGCACCAGCTGGGGTAGGAATGTTACGATGGTGCTGTATCCCCACGCCGCTGTTGTACCTATTGCAATAAGTGTATCCATGTTGGCTGCTTTAGCCCTCAAGGCGTGTAAGAGGCCAGCGTAAAACCTTCTCCCTGCTATGAATTGGACGGGTGTGGCTAATGCGAAGAGGAGTAGGTTAAGATTCCCTTTGTTTAGAGCCGCTAACCCCACTACGTCGCTCATACCTAAGATGAATATAGGTACGCCTAGTGCGAAGCTGAAGATTGTCGTAAGCAAGATGTTTCTGTGCTCGATTTCTGGTCTAAGGAAGGTTCTTAAGCATCCCTCGCTGCAGAAGTAGTATACTGTTCCTCTGACCTCAGCCTTGAGAGCTTCAGGGTTCTCTTCAACAAACATACCACAAACAGGGTCTTTAGCCGTATCAAACACCTCTCAGTGAAAGCTCCTTTTTATTTTTGCTATCAGCCAACCGAATTCTCAAATTATTCTTGCTTTAATCGCCCTTATAAACGTACACAGTTCCTCTAAACCCAGGTAGGTATGCTTAGAAAGTCGCCAACATCTTTCCCTTTGAGTAGGTTCAGTAGGGCGTAGGCTTGAGGTATTGAGAGTACGGGCCTGTTGAAGCCGGAGCCGTCTACTGATATTCTGGGGCAAGCGGTCTGTATGAACGCGTCAAACCAAGTGAAGGTATTTATCCGCTCAGCCGATATTTCACGCATCGCTATTAGTGT contains these protein-coding regions:
- a CDS encoding heavy metal translocating P-type ATPase, with product MFDTAKDPVCGMFVEENPEALKAEVRGTVYYFCSEGCLRTFLRPEIEHRNILLTTIFSFALGVPIFILGMSDVVGLAALNKGNLNLLLFALATPVQFIAGRRFYAGLLHALRAKAANMDTLIAIGTTAAWGYSTIVTFLPQLVPAEARVVYFETSALIIGFILLGRLLESKMRRRASDAIRKLMDLQPKVATLIRGGSLIEVPVEEVKVGDLLLVKPGERIPVVEEGYSSVDEKMVTGESIPVEKEVGDEVIGSTINKSGVLKIRATRVGVDTTLSQIIRLVEEAAAAKAPIERLADRVASYFVPAVISISILSFAAWLILASNFIKAFTSLVAVLIIACPCALGLATPAAIVVGTGKGAEKGILIKGGEHLEKAGRVDTVVFDKTGTLTKGVPAVTDIVAEDDPREVLRLAAVAEKNSEHPIAEAVVKKAEELGLKAVEPSSFEALPGLGVKARLDGTEILVGNRRLLAERGVSVERFREAAEQLSYEGKTVIHVAASGKLIGLIAVADTLKEGAKDAVNGLKALGLKVLMLTGDHRTTAEAVARELGVDEVLAEGRSHGRRWCKRCASLGSIRFGYSDRERHRCCGGGSWHSADQRRSKRCR